Part of the Vallitalea okinawensis genome, AATCTTCTATTTTCTTTCAGGAGATATAACTTACTATATTGAAGGTCATGTTTATGAAATAAATCCTCATGATCTGTTGATGATCAATAACCGAGAAATTCATAAACCCATCTTCCATTCAGATGCTCTTTATGAGAGAATAATCGTCAATTTTGATGAATCTTATGTGAAACCGCAGTTTTCAGATTACAACCTAACTTATTGTTTTGAGAATCGTAAGTTAGGACATGGTAATAAAATTGAAGGGGAGTTTGTTCTTCAGCACAACATTCATAATTACTTCATTAATATATTGGGAAGTATAAAGAATGACAACATTGAAGACCAACTATTAGCTAAGACATATTTTATTCAGCTGTTATTACAACTGAATAAAATCTTTAAAAAAGAGAATGAGAAGTTTACAAAAGGTTATGCCAAAGATGAAAAACTGGATCAAGTTATACATTTTATTAATAATCACTTAAGTGATAAGCTGACTCTAGACATTATTCAAGAAGAATGCTTTGTGAATAAATACTATCTAAGCCATCTCTTTAAAGAGATGACAGGTATGACTGTTATGGAATACATTACACATAAACGCATTCTATTAGCTAAGAATTTGCTTCAGTCAGGTATGTCAGCTACAGATGTAGCCCATGAATCAGGATTTAACGATTACTCCAATTTCTATAAAAGTTTCAAACGTGCTACTAAGCAATCACCTGCAAAATATAGAAAAGCAGATACTGAGAAAAAAAGAA contains:
- a CDS encoding helix-turn-helix domain-containing protein, with product MAKGFSISHNKSERLYNSRPHTHNNYEIFYFLSGDITYYIEGHVYEINPHDLLMINNREIHKPIFHSDALYERIIVNFDESYVKPQFSDYNLTYCFENRKLGHGNKIEGEFVLQHNIHNYFINILGSIKNDNIEDQLLAKTYFIQLLLQLNKIFKKENEKFTKGYAKDEKLDQVIHFINNHLSDKLTLDIIQEECFVNKYYLSHLFKEMTGMTVMEYITHKRILLAKNLLQSGMSATDVAHESGFNDYSNFYKSFKRATKQSPAKYRKADTEKKRK